ACGAACGCTGCCTGTACTGCGGAAACGGGCTCCGTTGCGGAGCGCCGGAGGGATGGACCGGACCTCTTGATCCCTGATCACACCCGCCCACCCATGACTCCGGGTCGGCCGGTCTGAACGGAAACCAAAAGAGCCCGCCTCCACCGCTCCCTCGCCCAACTCCTTCACCCACGTCCGCGCTGCTGTTCTTGAAACCGTGCTGCGTGCCGCCGAAATGCGCGGGGCGCTGGTGGTGTGCCAGCGCCCCGGATGCTGCGCGAGGACTACTTACGGATGCCGAGGCCCTCGATGAGCTTCTTGTAGCGGGCCACGTCCTTGGACTTGAGGTAGTCCAGCATGCGGCGGCGCTGACCGACCAGCTTCAGCAGACCGCGGCGGGAGTGGTGGTCCTTCTTGTGGGTCTTGAAGTGCTCGGTGAGCATGTTGATGCGCTCGGACAGCAGCGCCACCTGCACCTCGGGCGAGCCGGTGTCGGACTCGTGGGTGCGGAACTTCGTGACCAGCTCGCTCTTGCGTTCCTGATGCAACGACATGGGCTTCTTCCTGAATCCCGCTCCGGGGTGACCGCTCGTGCCGCCTGGGTCCGCGGAGGGGTACAGACCCGGCCTCATGGTCCTTCTAACGAGCGGGCCGCTTATAAGCTTCACCCCCTGGGGGGTCAACCTTCGCCGCCCGTCCGACCGCCCTTCGGGGGTCGTGACAGTGCGAAGACGTACAACCGGCAGCCGCCCGGCATTCCGCCCCCGCCCGGGGACAGCTCCCGGGCCGAGGCCTCGTCCATGGCCACGTGCAGGTACGGCCCCCCCGCCTCGCCCCCGTCGCCCGCCAACAGCTGACGGGTCCGGGGGTACAAGCGCAGGAGCGCCTCCACCACGTCGCCAATGCCCGCCGTCGCCGGCACGCCCAGGGACAGCTCGCGCCGCCCGTCGAAGGCGCCGCGGAGGCCCGGGGCCACGCTCACGGTGATGTCATGGGTGCGGGTGGCCACTCAGTTGAACACCCGCTGGTACCGCAGCCGTCCGCCCACCACTTCCGCCATGGCGAGCAGCACGTCATCCGGGCCCAGCACCCGCACCCGGCCCGGCATGGGGGCGACCTCCACGGGGACGCCGTGCAGCACCCGCCGGGCCTCGTCCGCGCTCACCCGGACCGCCGGCAGGTCCGTCAGCGCGTCCGCCAGCGACACCAGCCGCCCGGCCACCGCTTCACGCGACAGGGACGCCAGGTCCCCCAGGGGCAGCGCGCGAGCCAGGGTGAAGGGGCCGCTCATGGTGCGCCGCAGCGCCTCCAGGTGCGCGCCACAGCCCAGCGCGCGGCCCAGGTCGTACGCCAGCGTGCGCACGTAGAAGCCCTTGGTGCACCGCACGGACAGGGTCAGCCGGTCCGCGGAGAAGTCGCGCAGCACCAGCTCGTGCACGGTGACGGTGCGGCTGGCCCGCTCCACCTCTTCCCCGGCGCGCGCCAGCTCGTAGAGCCGCTTCCCGGCCACCTTCACCGCCGAGTACATGGGCGGCACCTGGTCGAACGTCCCCCGGAACCGGGCGAGCACCGCCTCCAGGAGCGGGGCCGTCAGCGGGGGCACCGGGGCCTCCGAGGTGGGCTTGCCCTGGGCGTCCTGGGTGTCCGTCTCGATGCCCAGCCGCACCACGGCGTCGTAGGCCTTGTCGCCCTCCGTGATGATGCCGGCGACCTTGGTGGCCTCGCCCAGGCACACCGGCAGCACGCCGGTGGCCATGGGGTCCAGCGTGCCCGTGTGGCCCGCCTTCTTCACCTTCAGCAGGCCACGCACCTGGCGGACCACGTCGAAGGACGTGGGGCCCAGGGGCTTGTCGATGACGAGAACGCCGTCCATGAAGCGGGGCCTACCAGCCTTCCTTGCCGCGCACCTCGCGCAGGAGCCGGTCGATCTTATCGCCCTCGCCCACCGACGCGTCGAAGGCGAAGAAGATTTCCGGCGACACGCGCAGGTTGACCGCGGACGTCACCTCGCGGCGCACGAAGCCCTTGGCCGCGTCCAGGCCCTTCTGCGTGTCCGCCTTCTCCTGGTCCGTGCCCAGCATCGAATAGAAGACCTTCGCCACCCGCAGGTCCGGCGACACCTTCACGCCGGTGATGGTGATGAAGCCGATGCGCGGGTCGCGCAATTCCCCCCGCGTCAGCAGGGCGCCGATGGCCGCCTGGATTTCCTGCCCCACGCGCTCGGGTCGTGCATGCGTCGTCATTTCTTCTCCCAATCTCGCGGGTTGCGCAGCGCCCGGGCCTTGGCCCGCGCGTCGTCCAGATTCAGCGTTCCACCGTCACCCGTGGGCCGGGAAGCTCCGGGCCCGGGGCCCGCGCCCTCGTGCCGCTGCTCCCACGAGCCCAGCCCCTCTGCCTCCGCCAGCGAACGGTCGCTGCGCAGGAAGCGGGCAATCGCCGCCTCCGAGTGCGCGTTCGCGTCCTCGGGAGACAGGTGGGCGTCCTCGTCCTCCGGCTCCGGCACCTTCGCCGGGGCACGGAAGCCCGTGGGCCTCTTGTCGGAATAGAGGGTGTCCCCGAAGGCCAGGATCTCCGTCTCCCGGGCCATCAGCGGAGCGACGTACATCTCTTCGATGAAGTGGATGATCTTCTCCAGCTGCTCATCCACGTGCCCGCGCTCGTTGCCCACCACGGCCAGGGCCACCGACGCCTTCTGCCAGAGGTCCTGGTCGTCCACCTCCGCGACGGCCACGTTGAAGCGGGCCTTCACCCGGTCCGTCACCCGGCGGAGCACCTGCCGCTTGGACTTCAGCGAGGCGCTCTCCGGAATCTGGAGGGTGAGGCGTGCGACTCCCACGAACATAAAGGTCCCCCAGGCCAACGGCCGCCGGGCGCGTCATCCACGCCCGGGCGCCGTCGCGTCGTCCATCCCCCGGGAAAGGTGGGGCCTTCCCCGGGGTCCGTCGAGTGCGCCTCTCCAGACGGCGAGAGGCTGTGGCCTCTCCAGGACTACGAGAGGCTCTGCCGGGTCTCCTCGATCTCGTAGGCCTCGATGATGTCGCCGGCCTTGAGGTCGTTGAAGTTCTCGATGCCGATACCGCACTCGAAGCCCTGGGCGACTTCCTTCACGTCGTCCTTGAAGCGGCGCAGCGACGCCATCTTCCCGGAGAAGAGCTGCTTGTTCTCGCGCATGAGGCGCACGAACGAGCCGCGCTTCATCACGCCGTCCAGGACGGCCGCGCCGGCGATGGTGCCCAGCTTCGGCACGTTGAAGGTGTTGCGCACCTCCGCACGGCCCAGCTTGCGCTCGGTGCGGATGGGCTCCAGGAGGTTCTCCATCTCCAAGCGAACCCCATCGATGAGCTCGTAGATGATGGAGTAGCTCTGCAGCGTCACCTGCTGTGCCTTGGCCGCGGCCTCCGAGCCCGACTCCGGCTTCACGTTGAAGCCCAGCACGACGCCCTTGGAAGCGGCGGCGCGCATGACGTCGGTCTCCGTGATGGCACCCACGCCCGCGTCGATGATGACCACCCGCACCTTGTGCGTGGTGAGCTTGTCCACCGCCTGGCGCACGGCCTCCGCCGAGCCCTGCACGTCCGCCTTGATGATGACGCGCAGTTCCTTGGGCCCGCCGCCCGCCTTCGTCTTGGCGAAGAGCTGGTCCAGGGACTCGCGGCTGACCTTGCTGAGCTCCGCCTGACGCTCCTTCATGCCGCGGTGGTCGGCGATCTGCTTGGCCGCCTTCTCGTCGGAGACGACGTTGATGGCGTCACCCGCGGTGGGCACGCCGGACAGGCCGACGACCTCCGCGCAGTAGCCCGGCTTCACTTCCTTCACCGCCTCGCCACGGCTGTTGTTCATGGCGCGGACGCGGCCGTAGTGCGTGCCGGTGACGATGGCGTCGCCCAGCTTGAGCGTGCCCTCCTGCACCAGCACCGTGGCCACGGGACCGCGGCCACGCTCCAGCTTCGCTTCCACGACGGCGCCCACGGACGGACGGGAAGGATTCGCCGTCAGCTCGAGGACTTCCGCCTGCAGCGCCAGGTTCTCCAGGAGGAGATCCAGGTTCATCTTCGTCTTCGCGGAGACGGGCACCATGATGGTGTCGCCGCCCCACTCTTCCGGTACCAGCTCCTGGCTCGCGAGGTCCTTCTTCACGCGGTCGGGGTTGGCGCCCGGGACGTCCATCTTGTTGATGGCGACGACGATGGGCACTTCCGCCTGCTTGGCGTGCTTGATGGCCTCGATGGTCTGGGGCATCACGCCGTCGTCCGCGGCCACCACCAGCACCACGATGTCCGTCACGTTGGCGCCACGGGCGCGCATGGACGTGAAGGCCTCGTGACCCGGGGTGTCCAGGAACGTGACGTCGCCGCGCGCGGTGGACACGCTGTACGCGCCGATGTGCTGGGTGATGCCGCCCGCCTCGCCCGCGGCCACGCTGGCCTGACGGATGGCGTCCAGGAGGCTCGTCTTGCCGTGGTCGACGTGGCCCATGATGGTGACCACCGGCGGACGGGGACGCTCGTCCTCGGCCTTGGCGGCGACCTCCGGCAGGTAGTCCTCCACCTCGAAGCCGACGCGCTCGACCTTCCAGTGGTAGTCGGTGGCGATGAGCTCCGCGGTGTCGGCGTCCAGGATCTGGTTCGCCGTGGCCATCTTCTGCATGCCCATCAGCTTCTTGATGAGCTCCGCGGTGCGGATACCCATGCGCTGACCCAGGTCGGAGACGCTGATGCCCTCCTGGAGCTTGATGACCTTCTTCTCCTCGGCCATCTGGGTGATCTGCGTCTTGGCGCCCTTCTTCGTGGGCTTGCGCTTCTTGCCGCGGACGGGGATCTGGATGCGGCCCCAGACCATGTCCGACAGCTCCTGCTTGGACACGCTGGTCGTCTCAGGACCCGTGCGCTTGCGCTGGCCACGTTCCTTGTTCTTGGAGACGTCCACCAGCTCGCGGCCGCGGCCCAGGTGATCCGGGACGACCTTGTACTCGCGCTTCTCCGTGCCCAGCGCCGTGCGGCCCGGGGCCATGGGGTACTGCTTGGCCTGGGTCGTGGTGGGCGTGACGCGGCGGACCTGGATGAGCGGACGCGAAATCACCACGGCCTGGGTGGCCGTGGGGCGCGCCTGGGCGCCCGGCGTGGGCGCGACCTGGGCGTGCGGGACGCCGCCGACCATGATGGTCGGGCCGGTCGGCTGCACCGGGGCCCCCGTGCCGGCCGTGGGCGGCGAGGACGGACGCACCGGCCCCGTCTGGCCCGGACGCGCCTGGACGGGCGCCCCCGGACGGTTCATGGGCGGAGAGCCCGGACGACCCTGCATGGGCGCGCCAGGACGGCTGCCCGGCCCACCAGGACCACCCGGACGGCTGCCGGGACCACCCGGACCACCCGGACGGCTGCCCGGCGGCCCGCCAGGGCGCCCGCCCGTGGAACCCGGACGCTGCACGTAACCGGGACCTCGGGAGATGACCGTCGCGGACGTCGACGTGGAAGAAGGCGTCCGTGCGGTGGGCGGGACCGGCGAGCGCGTAGGGGGGTTGGGCAAGCGGGGACTCTCCTGCGTAGGACTGCGCGGTGTCGCCGTGGCCGGGGTCGGCTCGGCGGCCCGGGGCGTCTCCACCACGGCCGCGGGAGGCGGGGTGGACGGCGGCGTCACGGGCGGGGTGGCGGTTGCGGCAACAGACGGGGTGGCCGGGGCCTCGGGCGCCGACGGCGCCTCCGGGGCAGCGGCGATGGAGGCGACGGTTGCCTCCGGAGACGTGGCCGTCACGGCCGGGGCCTCCGGGGCGCGGGCCACGGGGGCCTGCTCCACGGCGGCGGGCGGCGGCTCCACGGCGACAGGCGCCTGAGGGGCCTCCGGCTCCATGGGGGCCGCGGCCTGCGGCTCCTGCGCGGGCTCCGGCTCGTAGGCGGGTTCAGCCGCCTGCGAGTAGGCGTCCTGGCTTTCCGGGGCAGACGTGCCCGCGGGAGGACCGACCTTGCGGCGCACCACGAAGCCCTTGGCGGCGACGGGCGGAGCAGCCTGCTTCGGCTTGCGCTTGTCCAGGATCTTCTGGACCGCGGCGGTGGCCTGGTCATCGTCCAGGGAGGACGAGTGGCTCTTGACGTCGTAACCCAGCCCGGCGAGCTCGGTCACGACCTCCTTGTTGTCGAGCTCAATCCCGTGGCTCTTGAGCTCCTTGGCGATTTCGTGAACGCGCTTCTTCGACATACCTTGATTGGCCTTCTGCTCCGCCGACGACGAGGCCGAGCACCCTAGTCCAAAGCCGAAATTGTGTGCGAGTGGTGCTTAACAGCCACCTCTCCCCGCAACCTCTCCACCCACCCGCCCTCACTCCCAAGCCTGTCCGAGTGCTGACGGGTCGACCTGCCCCGCCTTGCCCCGGAAGGCCCTGCCCAGCGCCTTACGCTTGAGCGCTGCCGTCAGACAACCGGCACCGCACAGGTACGCCCCCCGCCCTGGCAGCCTCCGCCGCCTGTCCGCCACCACGCCGCCCTGGGGACCTACCACGAACCGGGTGAGTTCCGCCTGTGCCTTGCGAGAACCACACCCGACGCAGGTCCTGACCGGACCTGACGCCGTGGTTTCCGTGGGATGTGTCCCGGACCGTTTGGTTGCGCGGCGCATCCGCCTACCCCCCGTCGTTACGGTGCCTTGGCCGCTTCCACGCCCTCCGACCCGCCTGCCGATGCCAGCGCACCCCGCTCCGCGTTCAGCTCCGCGCGCAGCTTGGCTTCCTCCACCAGATAATTCTCCGCCGCGCTCTTCAGCTGGCGGGCCTTCTTGATGCCCACGCCCGGCACGTCGCCCAGGCGGGTGAGGTCCTTCTCGTTCGCGATGTCCTCCACCGTGCGGTAGCCGGCGAGGATGAGCTGCTCGATGGTCTTCTCACCAACGCCGCGCACGCGCGCCATGCGCTCCGGCTGGGACAGCTCGTCCGGGTGGCGGCGGGCCTCGGCCAGGCGGGCCTGCTCGCGCTCGTAGTCCATGCGCGACAGCTCCTGCTGGTCCTCCACCATGCGCTTCTTGGCCTCCTCCTGCATCGCGGCGATGCGGGTGGGGTCGATGCCGGGGATCTGCGCCAGCATCTCCGCATTGGCATCCGCGACGTCGCGCGCCTGACGGAAGCCGTGCGCGTAGAGCGTCTCCACCAGCATCTCGTTGACGCCCGGCAGGGCACCGAGCGAGCGGCTGGCGAACTCGCGCATCTCCCGCACGCGGCTCTCGCTGTTGATGTCCAGCTTCCAGCCGGTCAGCTGGGCGGCCAGGCGCACGTTCTGCCCGCGCCGGCCAATGGCCAGCGACAGCTGGTCGTCCGGGACGATGAGCTCCATGGCGTGGTTGGCCTCGTCGATGATGACGCGGCTGACCTCCGCGGGGGCCAGCGCGGAGCACACGAAGCGGGCCGGGTCTTCATCGTAAGGGACGATGTCGATCTTCTCTCCGCGCAGCTCCTGCACCACCGCCTGCACGCGGCTGCCCTTCATGCCCACGCACGCGCCCACCGGGTCCACGTCCGAGTCGCGGCTGGACACGGCGATCTTCGCGCGGCCACCGGGCTCACGCGCCGCCGCCTCGATGACGACGATGCCCTCGGCGATTTCCGGCACCTCCATCTCGAAGAGCTTGGTGAGCAGGTTCACGGACGCGCGCGACAGGACGATCTGCGGGCCCTTGGACTCGCGCAGCACGTCCAGCACGTACGCCTGGACGCGGTCGCCCGGACGGTAGGTCTCACGCGGGACCTGCTCGCGGACCGGCAGCACGGCCTCCGCGCGGCCCAGGTCCACCACGATGTTGCCGCGCTCGAACCGGCGGGCGATGCCGGTGACGATCTCGTTCTTGCGGTCCTTGTACTCGTTGAAGACGTTCTCGCGCTCGGCGTCGCGGGTGCGCTGCAGGATGACCTGCTTGGCCGTCTGCGCGGCGATGCGGCCGAAGCCGCGGCGGAAGGTCTTCAGCCGGAGGATGTCGCCGTACTGGTCGTCCTGGGCCTTGGCCTCCGCGGCGTCCTCGTCCCGGTAGAAGATCTGGAAGACGAGCTCGTCGCCGGGCTCCACTTCCATGCCCTTCTTGTGGGCCTCGTCCATGGTGATCTGGTTCACCGCCTGGACGGGGTCGGTGATCTCCGCGACCACGGTGATGGCCTGGAAGAGCTCCACGACGCCCTTCTCCGGGTCGTACTTGGCCTCCAGGTTGCGGTCCTGGCCAAAGTGCTTCTTGGCCGCGGTGTTCATCGCGTCCTCGAGGGTGGCAATGAGCACGGCCCGTTCGATGCCCTTGTCCTTGGCGACCTGATCCAGGACGAGGTTGAGGTTGACGGCCGGGTTGGCGGGCGTGGGCATGGCTGTGTCTTCTCCGAAAATGGGTCCACGGGCGGCCCTGGCGCGAACAGGGTCCCCTGTATGTCGACGTCTAGAACTCGAACTCCAGATGGGCCTTGGCGATGTCCTTGAAGGGGATGATGAAGGCACCGCCCCCTTCCACGTCCACGGAGATGGCGTCGGCCGCCACTCCGATGAGCGTGCCGCTGAAGTTCTTCCGCGGCGGGTCACCCAGCGGGCCAAAGGTCTTCACCTTGACCTTCTGCCCCTTCACCCGTTCGAAGTGCGCCGGCTTCTTCAGGGGCCGGTTCACACCGGGGCTGGACACCTCCAGGTTGTATTCCTGGGGGATGAAGTCCTCCACGTCGAGCACCGGATCCACCGCGCGCGACACCTGGGAGCACTCGTCCAGTCCCACCCGGCCACCGGGCTTGTCGATGAACAGCCGCAACACCCAGCCCTCGCGCTCGCGGACGTACTCCACGTCCAGGAGCTCCAGGCCTTCGTTCGCCACGATGGGGTCCAGCAGCGCCGCTGCCTTCTCCTCCACCGTCTGTTTGATGTTCTTCGACTCCATGGCCAGGAAACAGGTCTCCAAAAACGCGAAAAGCGGGCACGGCGGCCCACTTTTCGAATGTGATGCGTCGAAAAATGTCGGGGCGTCCCGTAACACACGCCCCCTCGGGGTGTAAAGGAAGGACACACCCCGAGGCGCCGGCTCAAACGCCCCCCGGGATTGAAGGATTCCCAGGGGTTCCGAGTGACGCCGGTGGCGTTATAACGCCCCCATGCACCTCATCGCCGCCGCACAGATGGTGTCCACCGCGGACAAGGCCCACAACCTGGATGTGGCCACGCGCCTCGTGCGCCAGGCCGCCTCCCTGGGTGCCCACCTGGTGGGCCTGCCGGAGAACTTCTCCTGGATGGGCCCGGAGCCCGAGCGCCCCTCCGCTGCGGAAGCCCTGGACGGCCCCACCCTGAGCCGGATGGCGGAGCTGGCCCGGGGGACGAAGACGACGCTCCTGGCCGGCTCCATCCTGGAGGAGGGGGCGCCCGGCGGCCGGCTCTACAACACCAGCGTCCTGTTCGGCCCGGACGGCGCCCGGCTGGCCGTCTACCGGAAGATGCACCTGTTCGACGTGGAGGTGGGAGACGGTGCCACCTACCAGGAGTCCGCGGCGGTGGCGCCGGGGACGGAGGTGGTGGCGGCGGACACGGTGGTGGGCCGGCTGGGCATGAGCGTCTGCTACGACCTGCGCTTCCCGGAGCTGTACCGGCGGCTGTCGAAGGACGGGGCGACGCTGCTCGCGGTGCCGGCGGCCTTCACGATGATGACGGGCAAGGACCACTGGGAGGTGCTGCTGCGCGCCCGGGCCATTGAGAACCAGGCGTACGTGCTGGCACCGGCCCAGGGCGGGCGGCACTCCGCGCAGCGGCTGACGTACGGCCACGCGATGGTGGTGGACCCGTGGGGGCTGGTGACGGCGCGGGCCTCCGAGGGCGAGGGCCTGGCGATTGCGCCGGTGGACCCGGAGCTCCAGGCACGCATCCGGCGGAATTTGCCGTGCCTGGCGCACAGGCGGCTGGACTAGGCGGGCGAGAGTGAACGGGAGGGGGGCGGGAGGCCCCTCCAGCGCGGCGTTTGCGGGTAGAGTGGTTTTCAGGAAGACCCCTCTGGTGAACGGACGACGCTGGCCTCCCCTGCTTTTCGCGGTCGCACTCATGGCCCTTCCTCCCGGCTGTACCGCCGATGAGAAGCCTCGCGGGCCCACCGAGGCGCCCCTGCCGCCCCCTGTGCCCCGCGCGCACCTGCGGGAGCTGACGGGGGACGTGCAGATCAAGCGCGCGGTGGCGGATGAATGGAGCCCCGCGCGGGACGAGCTGCCCCTCTACGAAAACGACAAGGTCCGCACCGAGGCCGGAGCCAGCGCGCAGGTCGTGTTCGCCAACGGCAGCACGCTGCACCTGGGGGGCGATTCCCTGGTGGGCATCGCGGAGAGCAAGTTGCGAACGGACGTCACCGTCCTGAGGGGACGGGTGGACGCCACCTTGGAGAAGCCGGCCACCCAGTCGCTGTCCGTCACCACCCCATCCGCCACGGTTCGTGCGGGCAGGAAGATTGAATTCCAATGAAGGCCGCCCTCTGGCTCAGCGCGTGGATGGGGCTGTCCGTGGTGCCGTCAACCGCACCGACCGCCGTGGGGCGCGAACCCGCGGATGGCACGACCCTTCCCGGAGGCGGCGCCTCGGCGGCCCCGCGCAAGGCCCCCGGTACGGAGCCGCAGACGGCGCTCAAGGCGCTGGAGATGTCGCGCGCGGCGGTGAAGGCCGCGCCGAACGATGCGCGCCGCCGTGAGGCCGAGTCCCGGATGAAGGACGCGGAGGCGCACTTCCAGGCCGCGCGGTACGCGGACGCGCTGCACAAGGCGGACGAGGCCTGGGCGCTGCTCAACCCGCCCCAGCCGTCCAACTTCACGGTGGAGGTGGACCACGACGGCGGCACCACCACCGTCACCCACCGGCAGGGCCCCCCCGTCACCGTGGAGGCGCAGCACGCCACCCGCGTGCTGGCGAAGGGCGAGTCCGTGCGCGTGCAGCAGGGCACCGTGCTGCCGGAGCCGCCCGGCGCGCCGCAGCTGGCGCAGCCCGCGGACAAGGCCCGCTTCACGCTGAAGGCCACGCCCGCCGGACTGCTGGGGCCGGTGACGCTGGCGTGGACCTCCGTCGCGGGCGCCACGCGCTACGAGGTCGAGGTCGTCGCGGAAGGCGTGGAAGAGGGAGTGGCACCGGCGCCGGTGCGCACGGTGCAGGCCGCGCGGCAATGGACGTTGCCGGCGCTGCCCGCGGGCCGTTATCGCTGGACGGTGACGGCGGTGAGTCCGGAGCAGGGGCGGTCCCTGCCCTCCCAGACACGGCGCTTCGAGCTGGCCGCGGAATCGCTCGAACTCAACGTCAAGGTGAAGGACGGGTGGCAGAAGTAGCCGCCCGACCCGAGCGAGGAGCCACCGCCGTGCGACTTTTCAAAGCCATCCTCCTCCTGATGCTGGTGGTCAGCATCATCCCCACGCTGATGGTGGGCTGGTTGTCGGTGTCCCATACGCGCGAGCTGCTCATCCGCGACGCGCAGGAGCTGGCTCAGGAGCGCGTGAAGCAGCTGCGGCTCAAGGCGGAGAGCTTCCTGGAGGACCCCACGGAGCGCGTGGTGGGGCTGTCCAGCGTGCCGGGCGGCTTCTTCACCCTGCCGCGCGACACGCAGCGGCTGCACATCGCGGCGGTGCTCAACCAGCGTCCGGAGTTGCTGGCGCTCACCGTGTTCGGCGCGGACCGGCAGCGGCTGCCGGGCCTGCAGGCCTTCGCGGTGCACGACATGGCGCCCAGCGGGGTGGCGGAGCACGAGGAGCGCGCGCGGGCCCTGTTGGACGGGGGGCTCACCGGGGTGCGCTACTCGGACGTGGTGGCGTCCCACGGCGGAGCTGGCGGCGGTCCGGTGGTGACGCTGGCCTTCCCCGTGGGCGACCCGGTGCAGGGCTACATGGCCGCGGACATCACGCTCGCGGGCTTGAGGCAGATGCTGGCGCAGGAGCGCGTGGGCAGCACGGGCTTCGCGTACCTGGCGGACCGGCACGGCCGCCTGATTACGGGCGGCGGCGACCTGGGCGCGGTGGGTGACGACGTGTCGAAGCGGCTGCCCCTGGCGCACCTGCTCAAGCAGCGCGAGGGCACGCCCGACACGGAGCTGTTCCACGTGGGCAACTTCGGCGAGGGGCGCGACGCGGTGGTGTCCGCGTACTCGGTGCTGCCGGAGGCGGGCTGGGCCATCGTGTCCGAGCAGCCGGTGGAGCACGCCTACCGCCAGGTGGAGACCATGGAGCGGCGCATCCTCCTGGGCCTGGGCGGCGCCATCCTGGTGGCGCTGGTGCTGGCGGCCATCTTCTCCCGCAACCTCACGCAGCCACTGAAGACCTTCATCGCGACGTCGCTGGAGCTGGCGCGCGGCAAGTTCGGCGTGGAGGTGCACCTGAAGCAGAAGAACGAGCTGGGGGAGCTGGCCCAGACGTTCAACTACATGAGCAAGCAGCTCATGGCCTACGACATGGAGACGCGCGGCCTCTACGAGAGCCTGGAGAAGGGCTACCTGGAGACCATCGTCGCGCTGGCCAACTCCATCGACTCCAAGGACGCGTACACGCGCGGCCACAGCCAGCGGGTGGGCGACGTGGCGGTGGAGATTGGCAAGGAGCTGAAGCTCACCGAGCGCGAGCTGCGGCAGCTGCAGTACGGCGGCATCCTCCACGACATCGGGAAGATTGGCATCCCGGAGAACATCCTCTGCAAGCAGTCCCGGCTCACCGACCAGGAGATGTCCCTGATGCGCGAGCACCCCGCCATTGGCGACGCCATCATCGGGCCGGTGACGTTCCTGGGTTCGGTGCGCGCGTGCGTGCGCCACCACCACGAGCGCTGGGACGGCACGGGCTACCCGGACAAGCTCAAGGGCGAGGACATTCCGATGCTCGCGCGCATCGTGGCGTGCGCGGACACCTTCGATGCGTGCACCTCCACGCGCCCCTACCAGAAGGCCATGCCGCTGGAGAAGGCGATGGAGATTTTGGACAACCTGAGCGGCGCGCAGCTGGACCCCAAGGTGGTGCTGGCGCTGCGCGCGGTGCTGGCCCAGCGGGGCGTGCGGCTGGAAGGCCACCGGCAGCCCGTCAAGCTGGCTTCCTGAAGCCCCGCTCCCCGGGCCCTTTCGCTTTCGCGGCAGGTCCCCCTCCCCGCCGGAAGGATGGTAGGGAGGGGCTGCTGCCCAAGCATTGGAAGGTGGACCGGTGAGCAATTTCTGGGATCGCATCAAGCCCGCGCCCAAGCCCGTCAGCGCGACGGATGCGAAGCTGTCCGCGGACGGCGAGTCACTGACGCTGACGTGGGACGACGGCGTGACGACGACCGCCACCGCGCAGGTGCTGCGCCAGCAGTGCCCGTGCGCCGCGTGCGTGGACGAGTGGACGGCGAAGCGCACGCTGGACCCCTCGCAGGTGCCCGCGAACCTGCGCGTGCTGCAGATGCAGCCGGTGGGCAACTACGCGCTCGCGTTCGTCTTCAGCGACCAGCACACCACGGGCATCTATCCGTGGAAGCACCTGCGCGAAATCACCCAGTCGCAGGGGTGAAGCGCCCCACCGCGTCCTTCCGGAGGTCCCCGTGACGTCGCGCTATCGGCTGCTGCAACCGCTGGCCACGGGAGGCATG
This DNA window, taken from Corallococcus coralloides DSM 2259, encodes the following:
- a CDS encoding carbon-nitrogen hydrolase family protein, translated to MHLIAAAQMVSTADKAHNLDVATRLVRQAASLGAHLVGLPENFSWMGPEPERPSAAEALDGPTLSRMAELARGTKTTLLAGSILEEGAPGGRLYNTSVLFGPDGARLAVYRKMHLFDVEVGDGATYQESAAVAPGTEVVAADTVVGRLGMSVCYDLRFPELYRRLSKDGATLLAVPAAFTMMTGKDHWEVLLRARAIENQAYVLAPAQGGRHSAQRLTYGHAMVVDPWGLVTARASEGEGLAIAPVDPELQARIRRNLPCLAHRRLD
- a CDS encoding DUF971 domain-containing protein yields the protein MSNFWDRIKPAPKPVSATDAKLSADGESLTLTWDDGVTTTATAQVLRQQCPCAACVDEWTAKRTLDPSQVPANLRVLQMQPVGNYALAFVFSDQHTTGIYPWKHLREITQSQG
- the nusA gene encoding transcription termination factor NusA, whose amino-acid sequence is MPTPANPAVNLNLVLDQVAKDKGIERAVLIATLEDAMNTAAKKHFGQDRNLEAKYDPEKGVVELFQAITVVAEITDPVQAVNQITMDEAHKKGMEVEPGDELVFQIFYRDEDAAEAKAQDDQYGDILRLKTFRRGFGRIAAQTAKQVILQRTRDAERENVFNEYKDRKNEIVTGIARRFERGNIVVDLGRAEAVLPVREQVPRETYRPGDRVQAYVLDVLRESKGPQIVLSRASVNLLTKLFEMEVPEIAEGIVVIEAAAREPGGRAKIAVSSRDSDVDPVGACVGMKGSRVQAVVQELRGEKIDIVPYDEDPARFVCSALAPAEVSRVIIDEANHAMELIVPDDQLSLAIGRRGQNVRLAAQLTGWKLDINSESRVREMREFASRSLGALPGVNEMLVETLYAHGFRQARDVADANAEMLAQIPGIDPTRIAAMQEEAKKRMVEDQQELSRMDYEREQARLAEARRHPDELSQPERMARVRGVGEKTIEQLILAGYRTVEDIANEKDLTRLGDVPGVGIKKARQLKSAAENYLVEEAKLRAELNAERGALASAGGSEGVEAAKAP
- a CDS encoding HD domain-containing phosphohydrolase is translated as MRLFKAILLLMLVVSIIPTLMVGWLSVSHTRELLIRDAQELAQERVKQLRLKAESFLEDPTERVVGLSSVPGGFFTLPRDTQRLHIAAVLNQRPELLALTVFGADRQRLPGLQAFAVHDMAPSGVAEHEERARALLDGGLTGVRYSDVVASHGGAGGGPVVTLAFPVGDPVQGYMAADITLAGLRQMLAQERVGSTGFAYLADRHGRLITGGGDLGAVGDDVSKRLPLAHLLKQREGTPDTELFHVGNFGEGRDAVVSAYSVLPEAGWAIVSEQPVEHAYRQVETMERRILLGLGGAILVALVLAAIFSRNLTQPLKTFIATSLELARGKFGVEVHLKQKNELGELAQTFNYMSKQLMAYDMETRGLYESLEKGYLETIVALANSIDSKDAYTRGHSQRVGDVAVEIGKELKLTERELRQLQYGGILHDIGKIGIPENILCKQSRLTDQEMSLMREHPAIGDAIIGPVTFLGSVRACVRHHHERWDGTGYPDKLKGEDIPMLARIVACADTFDACTSTRPYQKAMPLEKAMEILDNLSGAQLDPKVVLALRAVLAQRGVRLEGHRQPVKLAS
- a CDS encoding FecR family protein — translated: MALPPGCTADEKPRGPTEAPLPPPVPRAHLRELTGDVQIKRAVADEWSPARDELPLYENDKVRTEAGASAQVVFANGSTLHLGGDSLVGIAESKLRTDVTVLRGRVDATLEKPATQSLSVTTPSATVRAGRKIEFQ
- the rimP gene encoding ribosome maturation factor RimP; translation: MESKNIKQTVEEKAAALLDPIVANEGLELLDVEYVREREGWVLRLFIDKPGGRVGLDECSQVSRAVDPVLDVEDFIPQEYNLEVSSPGVNRPLKKPAHFERVKGQKVKVKTFGPLGDPPRKNFSGTLIGVAADAISVDVEGGGAFIIPFKDIAKAHLEFEF